The Haloarcula litorea genome contains the following window.
CCCACACGCCGGCGCCGTCTTCGATTACTATGTGACCTTCGGCGAGGAGGACACGTCCGTTGCGGGGAAGGCACGATGGGGGGAGTTGCCGACGGCAGCCCCCGTCGACTCCGATGACGGCCAGGACCTGCTCGAGCGTGGCTGGGAGGCGACGAAGGAGGAATTCGAGCGTAATCTCGACCGGGTGAAGGAGGCCATCGACGAGCTCTCCGACGAGGAGATCATGCGCGACGAGGACCTCGCCCGGCACGCCTTCCACCAGGTCGGTGCGTACGACGGCCCGACGGTCTTCCTGTACACCGAACACGGAACCGGCATTCGTCACCGTGGACAACTGGATCGACTCCTCGAGGAGAGTGAGGAGCTCTGGATCGTGCCCGCTGACGTCCACTTCTAAGAATGTCCCGTATCACCAACTGGCGACGCGAGAGCTGCTCGCCGACGCTCGCGTATCGGAACACCGAGACCGGTGCGCGAGCCGTCCTGCATCGAGCCCCGGATTCCTACCGGTACAAGTGGCGCGGAGCAATCATCGTCGACGGCTACCCGGTCTGGTCGCGGGGATACGAGACGAAGGACGCGACGTCATTCCGTGACGAACTCCGGGAGCGGCCCGCGCCGGACCTCAGCTGTCCGGAATGTCCGAACAACGACGTTTGCGTCGGCGAGAAGGCGGCAGACGGGGCGAAAGTTCAGCGGTGGTACGACTGCCCCAACTGTGGGTACGAAGCCCCCTCACGTATCATCTACGGCGCCGAACGGTGAGTGGGTGAGCGCTGGGCGCTGTTTTTCGGCCGGGCACGAGGTGGTGGCCCGGGACAACCGGGTGAGTCAACCAATGAGTCTCGAAGTACTTGACCGCCACAGCGAAGCACTGTTCGAGTTCCTCTGGTGTCCCGTCTGCGGGCAGGAGGTCTTCACTCACATTCCGTTCGAAGGTGTGTTCTGCAAGAACTGCAACACACAGGTCGAACTCCAAGAGTCCCGAGAGACACGCGGCTACGAGGAGGCCGTCCTCGCCTGCTTCGATTCGACCACGACCTGGAACCTCCACGTCGACGAGAAGCTCCGTCGCGACCTACCCGATGGGTCGGCACGGGTGAAGATCCTCGGCGCACCGGGTGCCTACAAGGTCGACTGGTGGAGTCCGGAGCCGGGTGAGGACTGGCAGCCGGTCGAACAAGGCGAGTTCGACGATGTCGACGAACCAGCCGATATCTCCCATCTCGCGTAGGGGAAAGCAGTCCCTGTGGCTGTTTTTCACCCCCTGAGGGGTGCGGGGGTGCTCGAACGAGTAGCTCCCGAACAGACCGATGAGTAGACCTAGCGACACACACTCGATTGAACAGACACACCCAGCGAGCGACTGCGACATCGCCTACGTCGGGTATCGGCAGAGCGGGCAGGCTATCGTCGAGAAACGTCCCGGTCAAGAACGGCTCACGCCAGAGCGGAGTCTCGAACTGGCGAACCACAGTCCCTCGGGATTCGAATGGGGATATGGTGGTAGTGGTCCGGCACAACTCGCGCTCGCACTCCTCCTCGATTACACGGATGACGAAGCGGTCGCCCTCGACCACTACCAAGAGTTCAAAACCGAGGTCGTGAGCCAACTGGACTGCGCAGGGTCTGCTGGAAGCTGGCGACTCACCGGAGCCGAGATCGACGCAGTCCTTCGCGCAACACCCGGCGAGCCGGCCGCACCGTCCATCTAAATACCAATCACCGAAAGTAACCCATGTCAGAACATACCCAACCATCTCGTGCAGATGATGAACCGGCTGAATCGAGCGAACAGACGACACGAACGGAGTACGTCGAACGCAGTGATGTCGGCGTCTCCCTCACAGTGAAGCTCAAACGTGGAACCGGTACCAGGGATCAGGACGAGGTAATCGCGAAAGCGAAAGGCAAGACCCTCGAAGACGCTCGCGAGGACATGGAGAATCTTCGGGAGTATATCCATGATCTCGCAGAGGATGCCCGCCAGATCCAACCCGAGGAAGAAGACGGGTAACGGCGAGGGCTGTTTTTTGTCGCCTCAGTAGTGGTGGAGGCGATCATCAGTGAGCAATCCAGATAGTCAAACAACAGACGCAAGCGAGCTTTCGCCAGAACAGCGGCTCGAGCCCCCGAATACGCGACTCATCAACGCTGGTATCGCGACGATTCACGACATGGAGACACTCCGAGCCTGCGTCGCCTACGAGAATGCTAACCAGAACCGGACGCATATTCTGCGACGCCTCGAGTGGAAGGCTAAGGAGCTCCGTGAGGACAAGGAGTAGATCCCGGTCTTAACCAACAATCCAGAGTTGTATCACTAATTGTTGGTTAATATGATGTAGTCCCGGTTTTTCGAGCCCCTGAATGGGTGCGGGGCGGCCAGCAGCGGCCTCGCAAGCCCAGTCATGTCCCTTGATCTGAGTGCAACTTCCAACACGGCAAGTGAAATCTCTGCCGCCAGACAAGCCGACGTCGTGGCCTTCCTCCATCGAGCGCCGTTCACCCCTGGATGCCTATAAGGTCGGATTCCTACCCGGGTTCCGAGAGGACTGTGGATACCAGCAGACCCAGTATCAGGACCTGAATATCCCCGTCGGAATGCTCGACAACGACTTCCGGAACCCCGATCTGGATCGATTCGTCGATCGGTTCTTCGAGTACGAACCTCAGGTCGGTGTCATCGGGGACGTCGACGAAATCGACGACGTCGACGCCCACGTCGCTGCTGCTCGTGAGATCCAAGCGAGCTATCCAGAGGCCGAGCTCATCGTCGTTCCGAAGTCCCAAGCAGTAATCGACGCGATTCCCGAGACCCTCGTCCTCGGGTATTCACGGGGATACGCCGACCGCCTGGCCCACGAGTTCTCCGACCCTGCCGATTGGAGAGGGCGGCGCGTCCACATCCTCGGCGGGAGTCCGCCCAAACAGCTCGATGCCATTCGACAGCTGACCAGACCGACACTCACGGACGAGCCACCAGCCGACATCGTCGGCGTCGACTGGAACGGGCTGCATCGCGGCGCGCAGTTCGGTGAGTTCTGGACGGCCGACGGCTGGGACGCCAGCGGTCGCGACGCCGACCACGTCACTGTCCGAAAGACGGTGCGCCACAGCCTCGCTCGCGTCCGTGAGTTTTGGAGGACCCACGGAATCTGGCCCGAAACGACACCGCGAGACGAGGGGCTCGACGTCGAGTACGAGGGCCCGAGTCCTGCCGATCTGGAGGACGCCGCCTGTACCGAGTGCGGGACGAACGTCTGGCGAACTCGCCGCGGCCCGTACGTCGCCGAGTACGATACCGGCGCAATCTGTGGATACTGCAGTTACGAGTGCTACTTCAACCACCGTCACCGGAACAACCTGGAGGAGATCGTCGGCGAGCAGAGCGTCTACCTCCCGCCGACGTGACTTCGCGACCTGTTTTTCGTGCCCCCCGAGAGGGCGAGGGCTCCTTCGAAAGCTCTCAGAGGTGACTTCCAGTGAGTCAACAACAGAGTCCCGACAACGTCTCGATCGACGAGATCCCGGTCGATATCGACAACACGCAATCAGCGGAGGTCGATTCCGCCGACGTGCCCGACGAAATCGAGTCCATCACCCGTGGGCTCGCCGGTGAGCAGCCGCCGACGAATCCCATAGTGGTTCTCAAAGCGGCCCGGTGGTGGTACATTCACGGCAAGGGTGGCACGGATCCCGCCTTCCAGTGGGCCATCGAGTGGGCGCGTCATCTTGCGACCGACACGCCCAGTGACGTCGAGCGATTCGACGAGTTCCTCGAGTACCTCGTCTCGGTTGGCTTTGCGGACGAACGTCACGAGCTCCGCTGACCGACAGAGCGGTTTTTTGAACGCCCCTGAGGGGTGCGGCGCGGTCTGAGCAGACGCAGTTGCCGTGAACTCGATTCGGTGAACACAATGGCTACGACTAGTGACTCGTCGGTCTCCTTCGACCAGACCGACACGCGATCAGACGAGATGAACAGCACTATCGAACAGTGGATCGACGACCTCGTCGCCGGCGTCGACGACGCGCAGGCTAGCGCGGAGTTCCAGGAGTGGCTGGACGTCCAGAGTCGCTTCCACGACTACTCCTACCGGAACACGCTCCTCATCAAGCAGCAGTGCCCCGAGGCGACGCGCGTCGCGGGCTACCGAACGTGGCAGGAGGAGTTCGATCGGCACGTCCAGGAAGGGGAATCGGCCATCTGGATCTGGGCGCCGATCATCACCAAGCAGTGCCCGGAGTGCGAGAACTCGCCGAGCTACCACGAGGACAGCGACTGTGAGTACGACGAGACGCCGCCCGAGGAATGGTCGGAGGGGCTGGTCGGGTTCAAGCCCGCGCCGGTGTTCGACATCTCCCAGACCGAGGGCGAGCCGCTTCCTGACCTGGACACGGAAGCGACCGGCGACGCAGGCGACCTCGTCGAACAGTTGACTGCCGCCGCTGATGAGCTCGGCGTGACGGTGCGAATCGTTCCAGCCGAGGAGTGGACCCACGGCGAGGCGAAGGGCATCTGCGAGCAGCTGAGCCTCGTCGACGTCCAACCGCTCGTCGAGGTGCGTGATCGGGAGAACGAGGCCGACCTTGCGCGAACGCTGATCCACGAGTACGCGCACGCCCTGCTCCACTTCGACGTCGACGACGACACCGAGCGGGCGAAACGCGAGGTCGAGGCCGAAGCCGTCGCGTACGTCGTCGGACGCTACTGCGGGCTCGACACGAGCGGATCGGCGTTCTACCTCGCTGCGTGGGAGTCGGACAATCCCGAGGTCGTTCGCGACCGACTCGGCCGGATTAGTCGGACGGCAGAGGAGCTCATCGACGTCCTTGAAGACTAATTCTCACGCCAGTTAGTTAACCAACAGATAGCTACGATTCCGCCTTTTTGTTGGTTAAGTCTATCAGACTCGCCTATAGTTATCAGTTGGTCGTCGATATTTTCGGGGCTGATCGAAAGTCCTGTACGCCGCAGTGAGGGTGAGAGAAGTAATTGACTCGGCCATAACTGTTGGACGCCGTCACCTCACGAACCGAACGTCGCCGGAATCCGGAAACGGACCTCCACAACCCCCGGTGCACCGATGGTGGTCACTCCCGTCAGCCGG
Protein-coding sequences here:
- a CDS encoding DUF7568 family protein encodes the protein MSRITNWRRESCSPTLAYRNTETGARAVLHRAPDSYRYKWRGAIIVDGYPVWSRGYETKDATSFRDELRERPAPDLSCPECPNNDVCVGEKAADGAKVQRWYDCPNCGYEAPSRIIYGAER
- a CDS encoding DUF7567 family protein, encoding MSLEVLDRHSEALFEFLWCPVCGQEVFTHIPFEGVFCKNCNTQVELQESRETRGYEEAVLACFDSTTTWNLHVDEKLRRDLPDGSARVKILGAPGAYKVDWWSPEPGEDWQPVEQGEFDDVDEPADISHLA
- a CDS encoding DUF6166 domain-containing protein; this encodes MSRPSDTHSIEQTHPASDCDIAYVGYRQSGQAIVEKRPGQERLTPERSLELANHSPSGFEWGYGGSGPAQLALALLLDYTDDEAVALDHYQEFKTEVVSQLDCAGSAGSWRLTGAEIDAVLRATPGEPAAPSI
- a CDS encoding DUF7389 domain-containing protein — translated: MSEHTQPSRADDEPAESSEQTTRTEYVERSDVGVSLTVKLKRGTGTRDQDEVIAKAKGKTLEDAREDMENLREYIHDLAEDARQIQPEEEDG
- a CDS encoding ArdC-like ssDNA-binding domain-containing protein, with translation MATTSDSSVSFDQTDTRSDEMNSTIEQWIDDLVAGVDDAQASAEFQEWLDVQSRFHDYSYRNTLLIKQQCPEATRVAGYRTWQEEFDRHVQEGESAIWIWAPIITKQCPECENSPSYHEDSDCEYDETPPEEWSEGLVGFKPAPVFDISQTEGEPLPDLDTEATGDAGDLVEQLTAAADELGVTVRIVPAEEWTHGEAKGICEQLSLVDVQPLVEVRDRENEADLARTLIHEYAHALLHFDVDDDTERAKREVEAEAVAYVVGRYCGLDTSGSAFYLAAWESDNPEVVRDRLGRISRTAEELIDVLED